A stretch of DNA from Thermanaerosceptrum fracticalcis:
TCTGGAAGGCTCTGTTGTTCTTTTAGTGGATGGTGAATCAAGGGGCCTGGCGCTGGAAGCCGCCGGGTTTAAAACCCGTGTTCCGGAAGAACCGATGACAGAAGCGGTGGTACGGGGGTCTCGTGAGGGATTTACCGAAGCTATACATACCAATATTACCCTTCTGCGACGGCGGCTCAAGACGCCAAACCTGATACTGGAAAACATGGTCCTCGGCCGGATCAGCCACTCGCAGGTTGTGGTGGGATACGTCAGGGGCCTGGCTGCGCCGGAACTGGTTGCCGAAGTCAGGGAGAGGCTTCAGCGTATCGATATCGACGGTATTCTTGAATCAAATTACCTGGAGGAAATGCTGCGGGATCATCCTCTTTCCTTTTTCCCGCAGGCCATTACTACCGAACGGCCGGACCGGGTGGCAGCCAACCTGCTTGAAGGACGGGTAGCCATACTCACTGAAAACACACCTCATGTCCTCATTTTGCCAGGTGAATTTGTAGCCCACATGCAGAGCCCGGAGGATTTTTACCACCACTTTGTCCTGGGCGTTTCTATTCGCCTTTTGCGCTGGAGCGCTTTCGCCGTTTCCCTTCTCCTCCCGTCCGTGTATGTGGCTGTGACCACCTTCCATCAGGAAATGATTCCCACCAGGCTTCTTTTAAGCATCGTTGCCGCACGTGAGGGAGTACCTTTCCCTGCCGTGGTGGAAGCACTGGTGATGGAAATTGCCTTCGAAATTTTAAGGGAAGCCGGTGTGCGTCTGCCCCGGGCGGTAGGTCAGGCAGTAAGCATTGTCGGGGCGCTGGTAATTGGTGAAGCAGCGGTAATGGCAGGTGTAGTATCGCCGCTGATGGTAATTGTGGTGGCCTTAACAGGGATTTCCTCCTTTCTCTCACCTTCCTTTGATCTGGCCATTTCCATCCGCATTTTGCGCTTTCCAATGATGTTCCTGGCCGGCTTGCTAGGCCTTTTCGGCGTGGCCGCGGGAGTGCTTGCCATCTTGATCCATTTCGCCGGGATGCGTTCCTTTGGATTACCGTACCTGGCCGGATTAACCCCTTTTCACCCTGACGACTGGAAAGATGTTTTTATCAGAGCGCCGATATGGATGATGCGCAGGCGGCCCACAGAACTTTCCAAAAGCAACCGGAAACGGCAGGTGCCCGGTCTTAAGCCTGAACCGCCAGACCGGCACCCGCAGGGGGGAACAACATGAAATGCCGCATCAGGTTGATTATACTGGTTTTACTTATTTGCTTAACCGCCGGTTGCTGGGACATGCGGGAAGTAGAGGTTCTCGGTTATGTTATGGCTATGGCCATCGATAGGGGCCCTCAGGAGCAAATCCGGATCATTGCCCAGGTACCTAATCCGCGTGTACTTGGAGGTGGAGAGCGGGGAGGAGTTACACCCGGGGCCAGTATTGCTGCCAAGCCTTACCGCAACTATGAGGGAACCGGCCCCACCGTTTTTGATGCACTGCGGGAGATTTCCCATGAATCATCCCGGCGGCTGTTTTTTGCCCAGAATCGTACCCTTATCTTCAGTAAAACAATGGCTGAAAAAGGTGTGTATGATGTACTCGACTTTTTAAAACGCAGCGTAGAGATCCGGCGTGGTTTAACAATGGTCTTCGTTGCCCGCGGAGAACCGGTAAAAATACTTGATACTCCTAACCCCCATGCTATTTTACCGGCGCTCCGTATAGATGACATCGTACGCTGGCGAGGACAAACTTCCAGGTTTGCACCTGTTCCTCTATCACGGTTTCTGGAAGCTCTTAGCCTGGAAGGACAGGAACCTTATGCAGGTGTAATCGAAGTGGCTTCTAACCCTACGGCACAAGTCAAGGAGG
This window harbors:
- a CDS encoding spore germination protein — its product is MRKRIVKKLHHLIGNYACKTTGKNTCPDDMDWLHQTTVEKYDLERIPIEADLATNIKRLKEISGVCPDFIIRQFEIGGGIAEAAVIFLEGMVERVLLNENLLKPLMIYYRPLKSAQGSFLEQILRVALPVDVVRKCVNLHDVMDHVLEGSVVLLVDGESRGLALEAAGFKTRVPEEPMTEAVVRGSREGFTEAIHTNITLLRRRLKTPNLILENMVLGRISHSQVVVGYVRGLAAPELVAEVRERLQRIDIDGILESNYLEEMLRDHPLSFFPQAITTERPDRVAANLLEGRVAILTENTPHVLILPGEFVAHMQSPEDFYHHFVLGVSIRLLRWSAFAVSLLLPSVYVAVTTFHQEMIPTRLLLSIVAAREGVPFPAVVEALVMEIAFEILREAGVRLPRAVGQAVSIVGALVIGEAAVMAGVVSPLMVIVVALTGISSFLSPSFDLAISIRILRFPMMFLAGLLGLFGVAAGVLAILIHFAGMRSFGLPYLAGLTPFHPDDWKDVFIRAPIWMMRRRPTELSKSNRKRQVPGLKPEPPDRHPQGGTT
- a CDS encoding Ger(x)C family spore germination protein, with amino-acid sequence MKCRIRLIILVLLICLTAGCWDMREVEVLGYVMAMAIDRGPQEQIRIIAQVPNPRVLGGGERGGVTPGASIAAKPYRNYEGTGPTVFDALREISHESSRRLFFAQNRTLIFSKTMAEKGVYDVLDFLKRSVEIRRGLTMVFVARGEPVKILDTPNPHAILPALRIDDIVRWRGQTSRFAPVPLSRFLEALSLEGQEPYAGVIEVASNPTAQVKEGEKAAPEPSSTIRLTGAALFRNDRMVGFLDETETRGLLWVLNEVRGGQIVFPCPGQEGKKVTIEIIRANAKIEPEITEDGIIMTVKIQEEGNLVEVEGPLDVSKPEVIKELDRLHAAAIGNEVKTAVYKAQELGSDAFGFGEAFRRKFPREWKKIKKDWPEIFPGIEVRVQVVAHIRRIGMVGKPPLLTH